The Montipora capricornis isolate CH-2021 chromosome 1, ASM3666992v2, whole genome shotgun sequence genome contains a region encoding:
- the LOC138040951 gene encoding uncharacterized protein produces the protein MATPGPLASSEEKTNGAKLSRLIIDGGTTVLRNVFDTHHPPANLAAGLNSCYSTLNDLLHRRILNSHQWDKLFPGSGAAPDSNTFDITLLFLLLTNICGLTPPHTGWHCKPAPSDTSHEANLARIKFFRNQVYGHVTTTGVDVPTFNALWKEISAVLVSLGLSQPEIDRLKAEQCGEEDYIDALREWAESERDLKSRIEDVHRIVTEIRETQHDTDQEDKILKKLARVDTKRDVRDYTKRYLEGTRESFFAEINSWLDDESSPNRVLVLSGNAGMGKSVIAAEMCRRMQEAGRLAGSHFCHHDRARHKNPKVMMQSLAFHLSCLLPEYKEALVEQLSGNLGVEINDMKVTDLFDLLFLEPLNRVTHSGFTSLVVIDALDESEYQGRNDLLDLIAKLFKKLPFWLRFFVTTRPEVNIWDSLRDLQPLRLEAKDEDNLKDIRFYFKQNLVSDLLKVQRPELVLDDLVQKSGGVFLCAQFLLDFIRAKCSTLLTFEQLEITLPAGISSVYQSYFQRLEEDLNKELNTTEEQFLCFLGAIAAAREPLPLGFVPKLLCKNLSSAIVMRKVSTAIAIVSSLLPVHDDRIHFFHKSVKDWLTDKLRYKQHNFSVEEIGGHKILSNLCSNEFDELKRKGVSSNSQSFTDTTRYALEHGIQHMLQLDQDVKLSDEDVFENYLLDLELLYARLCVNMPAATEDIVGAMKHGGLETVSTECYETLSSLLIVLKKHRATLQQYPFAIFQFVLNDGSSKLSSDSSQLLETKYSDKPYMEYLEKSDSQGPVQARFDCCSPVACVDVSPSLEFMVCECLDGSIQMWSLASGNLKWKRCVKPKNHFPSSVAFRFISRDDEVSVERSSVCGFYRSVVFHPSKDVILPGGLSHSYSFNGDLKPLFPTSKCSFSVCSICGDEILTDCPYDAKCLIVWNLNDGREIDRLKRDKNILSFAMSQDGKIVAISHSTGFVCLVDRKNGFSTLAEAALESVCGMIRFSPDSRFLWCFHVFRTINAGLFYAYSLRVTEEPEHRYSMKNVVDFSSRNFFEIGSHRIGGFLLGDPVSSKDPCTVSDVVLNSHSLLRNYIVHGDYIEMVYRNALRKNTEFQYVQSLRFSFSGESVYADVSVGLGSFKRRIIVAWDVSNGELKGQKEFENVLLIDFVDLKAGILFATASTLELWNFDLSVCTRRWMFGADALFPISDHQVVCISFKTGDGIILDTVHGGEHKVTFKLHHKLIACYRDLQLFVSNDDGQKFIELKHLGKTEPLWCALTGTSLFCARGSFSPKGQFIVVHELNGVYVLDAVSGNLRVKLSDNRVMGCKFTSDEECVVLNDACLKLFNVRSGDLLCVMGVGVDEPYLLETFPTGGIIAICSELGLDLKIIKVKHPGEKTLKSEAKRSKCQGRVSCCLII, from the exons ATGGCCACACCTGGTCCCTTGGCCAGCTCTGAGGAGAAGACAAATGGAGCTAAGCTCAGTCGACTTATTATTGATGGTGGAACAACTGTACTGAGAAATGTTTTTGACACTCATCACCCTCCTGCAAACTTAGCAGCTGGTCTTAATTCCTGTTATTCCACTCTTAACGACCTTTTACACAGAAGAATTCTCAATAGTCACCAGTGGGACAAGCTGTTCCCTGGTAGTGGAGCTGCTCCGGACTCCAACACTTTTGATATAACTCTGCTTTTTCTCCTTCTGACCAACATTTGTGGACTTACCCCTCCCCACACAGGATGGCATTGCAAACCAGCCCCAAGTGACACCTCTCACGAGGCAAACCTCGCTCGCATTAAGTTTTTCCGTAATCAAGTGTATGGGCATGTGACAACAACTGGTGTGGATGTACCAACATTCAATGCTCTGTGGAAGGAAATAAGTGCCGTTTTAGTGTCTCTTGGGTTAAGTCAGCCAGAGATTGATCGATTAAAGGCAGAACAATGTGGGGAGGAGGATTATATTGATGCCTTACGGGAATGGGCAGAGAGTGAAAGGGATCTCAAGTCCAGGATTGAGGACGTTCATCGAATTGTTACTGAAATCCGTGAGACACAACACGACACCGATCAGGAAGATAAAATCCTGAAGAAACTTGCAAGGGTTGACACTAAACGTGATGTCAGAGATTACACAAAACGATACTTAGAAGGAACCCGTGAGTCTTTCTTTGCTGAAATCAACAGCTGGTTGGAtgatgaaagctctccaaatcGTGTCTTGGTGCTCAGTGGAAATGCAGGGATGGGGAAATCTGTCATCGCTGCTGAGATGTGCAGAAGAATGCAAGAAGCTGGCAGATTGGCGGGGAGCCATTTTTGTCACCATGACAGAGCACGCCACAAGAATCCCAAGGTGATGATGCAGTCTTTAGCCTTTCACCTGTCATGCCTTCTCCCAGAGTACAAGGAAGCCCTTGTGGAACAGCTCTCGGGGAATCTCGGTGTAGAGATAAACGACATGAAAGTCACAGATCTGTTTGATTTGCTTTTTTTAGAACCTCTGAACAGGGTAACACATTCTGGTTTTACATCTCTTGTGGTTATAGATGCTTTAGATGAAAGCGAATATCAAGGGCGAAATGATCTTCTTGACTTGATTGCCAAGTTGTTTAAAAAGTTACCATTTTGGCTGCGATTTTTCGTGACGACACGACCTGAAGTCAACATTTGGGACAGCCTGAGAGATTTGCAACCATTGCGTTTGGAGGCCAAAGATGAAGACAACTTGAAGGACATTCGTTTTTACTTTAAACAGAATCTAGTAAGCGATTTATTAAAAGTTCAAAGGCCCGAGCTGGTCTTAGATGATCTCGTGCAAAAGTCAGGAGGAGTCTTTCTGTGTGCCCAGTTTTTGTTAGATTTTATAAGGGCCAAGTGTTCAACTCTTCTtacctttgaacaactggagataACCCTACCGGCAGGCATTTCGTCTGTGTACCAGTCCTATTTCCAGCGGTTGGAAGAAGACTTGAATAAGGAACTGAACACAACTGAAGAGCAATTTCTTTGCTTCCTGGGTGCGATTGCAGCTGCAAGGGAACCACTGCCATTGGGTTTTGTTCCTAAGCTGTTGTGTAAGAACTTGTCGTCCGCGATTGTTATGCGAAAGGTGAGCACAGCTATTGCCATTGTGTCATCACTTCTTCCTGTTCACGATGACCGGattcatttctttcataaatcAGTCAAGGACTGGTTGACTGACAAGTTACGCTACAAGCAGCACAATTTTAGTGTGGAGGAAATAGGAGGCCATAAGATTCTTTCTAATCTTTGCTCTAACGAATTCGACGAGTTAAAGAGAAAAGGCGTTAGCAGCAACTCACAATCCTTCACTGACACTACAAGGTATGCCTTGGAACATGGTATTCAGCACATGCTACAGTTAGACCAGGACGTGAAATTAAGTGATGAAGACGTGTTTGAAAACTATTTGTTAGATCTAGAGCTTTTGTATGCAAGGCTTTGTGTGAACATGCCAGCAGCCACAGAGGATATCGTTGGTGCAATGAAACATGGTGGTTTGGAAACGGTATCTACCGAGTGTTATGAGACCCTTTCGTCATTattgattgttttaaagaaGCACCGCGCAACCTTACAGCAATATCCCTTTGCTATCTTTCAATTTGTGTTGAATGACGGAAGTAGTAAACTATCCTCTGACTCCAGCCAGCTTCTGGAGACCAAGTATTCCGATAAGCCTTACATGGAGTACTTAGAAAAAAGTGACTCCCAAGGACCTGTTCAAGCTCGGTTTGATTGTTGTTCACCTGTGGCTTGTGTCGATGTGTCCCCTAGCCTGGAATTTATGGTGTGTGAATGCCTTGATGGATCCATTCAGATGTGGTCGCTTGCTTCTGGTAACCTCAAATGGAAACGTTGTGTCAAACCAAAAAACCATTTCCCTTCATCTGTTGCATTCAGATTCATCAGTAGAGATGATGAAGTTTCAGTTGAAAGGTCATCTGTGTGTGGTTTTTACCGTTCTGTGGTATTTCATCCCAGCAAGGATGTAATCTTGCCAGGAGGGCTAAGCCATTCTTATTCCTTTAATGGAGACTTGAAGCCTCTTTTTCCCACCAGTAAGTGCAGTTTTTCTGTCTGTTCTATTTGCGGCGACGAGATTTTGACTGATTGTCCCTACGATGCAAAATGTCTTATCGTGTGGAATCTAAACGATGGCAGGGAGATTGATCGTCTCAAGAGAGATAAAAATATTTTATCGTTTGCCATGTCCCAAGATGGAAAGATTGTGGCAATTTCCCATTCAACTGGCTTTGTTTGTTTAGTTGACCGGAAAAATGGTTTTTCAACTCTAGCAGAGGCAGCCTTAGAGTCTGTGTGTGGAATGATTAGGTTCTCACCGGACAGTCGATTTCTTTGgtgttttcatgttttcagGACTATTAATGCCGGTCTTTTCTATGCGTATTCTTTAAGAGTCACTGAGGAGCCTGAGCATCGCTATTCTATGAAGAACGTTGTTGACTTTTCCAGTCGGAATTTCTTTGAGATAGGATCCCACAGAATCGGTGGCTTTTTGTTAGGAGATCCTGTGAGTTCAAAGGATCCATGCACGGTTTCTGACGTAGTGCTTAATAGCCATTCTCTGTTAAGGAACTACATTGTACATGGTGATTACATTGAAATGGTTTATCGGAATGCACTAAGGAAGAACACAGAATTCCAATATGTCCAATCTCTCCGATTCTCGTTTTCCGGCGAGAGTGTTTATGCAGACGTATCTGTCGGACTGGGATCGTTCAAACGTCGAATTATCGTGGCTTGGGACGTTTCGAATGGGGAACTTAAGGGACAGAAAGAGTTTGAAAATGTTCTTCTCATTGACTTCGTAGATTTAAAAGCTGGAATTTTGTTTGCAACTGCGAGCACTCTTGAGCTTTGGAACTTTGATTTGTCTGTCTGCACGCGACGATGGATGTTTGGCGCGGATGCTCTCTTTCCTATTTCAGACCATCAGGTGGTATGCATATCATTTAAAACGGGAGATGGGATCATTTTAGATACTGTTCACGGTGGAGAGCATAAGGTAACGTTTAAACTGCACCATAAGTTGATTGCTTGCTACAGGGACCTCCAGCTGTTTGTCTCAAATGACGACGGGCAAAAGTTCATTGAATTGAAGCACCTGGGTAAAACCGAACCGCTGTGGTGTGCACTCACTGGTACCAGTTTGTTTTGTGCGAGGGGATCATTTTCTCCCAAGGGtcaatttattgttgttcatgAGTTAAATGGCGTATACGTTCTCGATGCAGTTTCTGGTAACTTGCGTGTTAAATTGAGTGATAACCGCGTTATGGGTTGTAAATTCACCAGTGACGAGGAATGTGTTGTTCTGAATGACGCCTGCCTTAAGCTGTTCAACGTCAGATCAGGAGATCTACTCTGTGTTATGGGTGTTGGTGTGGATGAGCCTTACCTTTTAGAAACTTTTCCCACTGGAGGTATCATTGCCATTTGTTCAGAGCTAGGGTTGGACTTAaaaattatcaaggtaaaacaCCCGGGAGAAAAGACACTCAAAAGTGAGGCAAAAAG GTCCAAGTGTCAGGGGCGAGTTTCTTGTTGTCTTATCATCTGA